Proteins from a single region of Psilocybe cubensis strain MGC-MH-2018 chromosome 3, whole genome shotgun sequence:
- a CDS encoding Nuclear control of ATPase protein 2: MPSEFVNHFTRTLEPSTSRPTSPPPSSTFNTKGHKTQTNVVTSSSTSASARKAALHALLLSLNQHTVSLDDIQRSLPTLEGLLKSRTAGVTAESTEVSRVSVPDAEEDALEQAIIGKLTVSLYSDALEIFITQATQVEAEAEWWSDVESSRIQVCLYLLQTLPSRVCNVLRTIITTLRSHQLPMNLSTLSPSSLHALFSTSTLSLRPGVLTTSFFPHLRHQQSLSLSVLLPASSSTYALDHEVSESTNAVYVRLRKSFHRMVHTLTWTFRFFILPLEITRQECRYNQKALERIRDERARVLGELAQLRIPLASLVHSSAGIRVDSLATRKYTTFLDTLARVVSYSASPSSLHASTSAIFPLTTLLQTMPTLNMNHTLYLNDQNLLRPSMLTRIWPRLMVFPAVALYIYSSREAWIPALINMLKDADETVRGFVQGWLVEPLLGVLHTVRVGGKGDVLVSKEGVAADLESLERMTLSLARDALQYTPSQLESLAEQVRLGDLTPVMEIYEEDIRTPLKSAITGTLLRNAFIQVQKAKVDIDQALAGIDRLLKSQELTFAFVGVAPSLAIVWAFFGAAGRLLKTSSGSRYGGRRKRRGVWERLRRIERLLILQPPSGPSVSDTLNSDSPIAPLPTGLLILSLTRLRSYALANLPANIQAAFLEDLGDLEDTQLGREAKLRVVERMWRCWGQGQEAVIRY, translated from the exons ATGCCATCCGAGTTTGTGAACCATTTTACACGTACCCTGGAGCCTTCCACCTCCAGACCAACCTCGCCACCGCCGTCCTCGACATTCAACACAAAAGGTCATAAAACTCAGACCAATGTCGTTACGTCTTCTTCTACTTCGGCGTCAGCAAGAAAAGCAGCGTTACACGCATTGCTATTGTCGTTGAACCAACATACCGTATCTCTGGACGATATCCAACGTAGTTTACCTACATTGGAAGGACTTTTAAAATCAAGAACCGCAGGCGTAACTGCTGAAAGCACAGAAGTCAGCCGAGTAAGCGTACCCGACGCGGAAGAAGACGCTCTCGAACAAGCAATTATAGGGAAATTGACAGTGTCTTTATATTCTGATGCTTTGGAAATTTTCATAACCCAGGCTACCCAAGTAGAGGCAGAAGCAGAATGGTGGTCTGACGTGGAAAGCTCCCGTATTCAAGTTTGTCTCTATCTCCTTCAAA CTCTTCCTTCGCGTGTTTGCAATGTCTTACGAACTATCATCACCACACTACGATCCCATCAACTTCCTATGAATTTATCTACCCTTTCTCCCTCCTCGCTACACGCTTTATTTTCCACCTCAACGCTGAGTCTTCGACCTGGTGTTCTTACCACCAGTTTTTTCCCTCACCTTAGACACCAACAATCTCTGAGCCTTTCTGTCCTTTTGCCAGCGTCGTCATCAACCTATGCGTTGGACCATGAGGTCTCAGAATCAACTAACGCCGTTTACGTTCGACTACGCAAATCATTCCATCGCATGGTCCACACACTCACTTGGACGTTccgtttttttattttgccTCTGGAAATTACCAGGCAAGAGTGCAGATACAACCAAAAGGCTCTGGAGAGAATTAGGGATGAACGTGCGCGTGTTCTGGGAGAACTGGCGCAATTGCGTATACCACTCGCGAGCCTTGTTCATAGTTCAGCGGGTATCCGAGTAGATTCATTGGCGACTCGCAAATATACGACATTCCTTGATACCCTCGCCCGAGTTGTGTCGTATTCCGCGTCCCCATCCTCGTTACACGCCTCCACCTCTGCAATTTTTCCTCTTACAACGCTGTTGCAAACCATGCCCACTCTCAACATGAACCACACTTTGTATCTAAATGACCAAAACCTCCTCCGGCCGTCAATGCTAACCCGAATATGGCCCCGTCTCATGGTTTTCCCTGCCGTAGCGCTTTATATCTATTCATCACGGGAAGCATGGATTCCAGCTCTCATTAACATGCTAAAAGACGCGGATGAAACTGTTCGTGGATTTGTCCAGGGATGGCTCGTGGAACCCCTATTGGGAGTTTTACATACGGTTCGTGTCGGTGGGAAAGGTGACGTTCTGGTCAGTAAAGAAGGCGTCGCGGCCGACTTAGAG AGCTTAGAGCGCATGACGCTGTCACTGGCGCGCGACGCGCTCCAATATACACCCTCTCAACTCGAAAGCCTGGCTGAGCAGGTGAGGTTGGGTGATTTGACACCGGTGATGGAAATCTACGAAGAAGACATCCGCACCCCTTTAAAATCCGCAATTACCGGTACACTCCTGCGGAATGCTTTCATTCAAGTCCAGAAAGCCAAA GTCGATATCGATCAAGCTCTGGCTGGGATCGACCGACTTTTGAAATCTCAAGAGCTGACGTTTGCCTTTGTCGGAGTAGCACCGTCCTTGGCTATCGTCTGGGCATTCTTTGGTGCAGCCGGTCGCCTGTTGAAGACCAGCTCAGGCAGCCGGTATGGTGGCCGCAGAAAAAGGAGAGGAGTATGGGAACGGCTGCG ACGAATTGAACGCCTTTTGATCCTTCAACCTCCCTCAGGACCGTCCGTCTCTGATACATTGAATTCAGACTCGCCTATAGCACCCCTCCCAACAGGCCTTCTTATCCTTTCTCTGACGCGCCTCCGATCGTATGCACTGGCAAATCTACCTGCAAACATTCAGGCAGCTTTCCTTGAGGACCTCGGAGATTTAGAGGATACACAACTTGGTAGAGAGGCGAAGTTGAGGGTTGTGGAAAGAATGTGGAGGTGTTGGGGTCAGGGTCAGGAAGCTGTCATCAGATATTAA
- a CDS encoding Itaconate transport protein — MTNTHGDDSEATPLLAHIKHEDVYRRFEPSQKRVILAIVSTTGLLPLFVSGTFVPSIPQIAKDLNSNGTVVSWAVSLSIMASSLGSLLGATYSGFYGRRPIYLVGTPLLFIGSMGVALAQNIPQLMIWRFVQAIGASPGLAVGSGVIGDIYKLEERGGAMGIFFAAVLLGPALAPLAGGFAAHYFSWRIMQFWLGITGLVVFFIVLFILPETFHPGERGVEKADPASLPKWRPVFLNFLEPLWIMRSPNLMAVILAGLFTLMTDYVLLVPIAYTIGAKYNITNEALIGACFLPCGLGNMIGAPLAGSISDKVVIYYRKSRGGEWYPEDRLRTTLIGGLIFVPLSVLMSGLLTTYVPGKLGLALNLVCLFINGLGVDFVLSPSAAYIVDLMHSRSAEAMAAGNGFRSFMMAIGIACILPMINTYGVAVTDAIAAVFAWIGFILLWVTIRYGDRLRAVVDVGFSTADNN, encoded by the exons atGACAAACACTCATGGCGATGACTCCGAGGCAACCCCTTTGCTAGCTCACATCAAACATGAAGACGTGTATCGTCGCTTCGAACCATCTCAAAAGCGAGTAATTCTCGCAATTGTTTCTACGACGGGGCTTCTTCCTT TGTTTGTGTCGGGGACGTTTGTCCCCTCGATACCTCAAATTGCAAAAGACCTTAATTCTAACGGGACAGTTGTAAG TTGGGCTGTGAGTCTTTCGATCATGGCTTCGTCTTTGGGCTCGCTTCTGGGCGCAACCTATTCCGGATTCT ATGGAAGAAGGCCTATCTATCTCGTTGGGACGCCACTGCTTTTTATTGGTTCAATGGGTGTCGCTTTGGCACAAAATATACCTCAGCTCATGATATGGAGGTTTGTACAGGCGATTGGAGCATCTCCAGGATTGGCCGTTGGGTCCGGAGTCATTGGTGATATATACAAGCTCGAAGAACGAGGGGGAGCTATGGGTATCTTCTTCGCC GCTGTTCTATTGGGTCCTGCGCTAGCGCCACTTGCGGGAG GTTTTGCAGCGCATTACTTCTCTTGGCGAATAATGCAATTCTGGCTCGGGATCACAGGACTCGTTGTCTTTTTCATCGTTCTGTTTATACTTCCAGAGACATTCCACCCCGGCGAACGAGGTGTTGAAAAGGCCGATCCTGCATCCCTCCCTAAATGGCGCCCGGTGTTCCTTAATTTCTTAGAACCTTTGTGGATCATGAGGAGTCCAAATTTAATGGCAGTT ATTTTGGCTGGGCTCTTTACTCTTATGACTGACTATG TTCTTCTTGTCCCAATCGCGTATACAATA GGCGCCAAGTACAATATCACGAATGAAGCGCTGATCGGGGCTTGCTTCCTACCATGCGGGCTTGGAAATATGA TTGGTGCTCCCTTGGCTGGGAGCATCTCTGACAAGGTTGTCATCTATTACAGAAAATCCCGAGGCGGAGAATGGTACCCAGAAGACAGGTTGCGAACGACACTAATTGGCGGACTCATTTTCGTCCCGCTGTCGGTACTAATGTCTGGCCTACTGACAACGTATGTGCCAGGAAAGTTGGGACTTGCTTTGAATCTGGTTTGCTTATTTATTAATGGACTCGGG GTCGACTTTGTTCTGAGCCCATCTGCTGCTTACATAGTCGATCTAATGCATTCTCGAAGCGCAGAAGCAATGGCTGCTGGGAA TGGGTTCCGATCATTTATGATGGCAATTGGAATTGCTTGCATCCTGCCAATGATCAACACCTACGGTGTAGCCGTGACTGATGCGATTGCCGCCGTTTTCGCGTGGATCGGTTTTAT CCTGTTATGGGTAACCATTCGTTACGGAGATCGACTCCGGGCAGTTGTCGACGTCGGATTCTCGACAGCAGATAACAATTAA
- a CDS encoding ABC multidrug transporter mdr1: MEESTSSSLHDQAKSKSKAKNLFLPRKSTSDSDIELRPLQEGSLKDIKATSTQKEESTITPVGFFQLFRYSTWFEVFINSIGVLAAVAAGVAQPMMTLLFGRLTEDFVNFAQISSQAQRGVPEAVNQLGQAALDFRSAAAKNATYLVYIGEVNAKRIRERYLEAVLRQNIAFFDNVGPGEVATRIQTDTHLVQLGMSEKVALVASAAGAFIGGFALAYARSWRLALALTSILPCVGISGAVITIFNVKFKQQALQHAAQGGSLAEEVISTVRTTQAFGTQGVLSRIYESHTKNALRLDIKAAIFQAAGLGAFFFVLYSAYGLAFSFGTTLVNSNNITGGQAINVLLSILVGSMSMAMMADEMQAISNGRSAAAKLFETIERVPEIDSANPGGLKPLTVDGNIVLEDVHFAYPSRPSVEVAKGLSITFQAEKTSALVGASGSGKSTIVSLVERFYDPTRGSVKLDGHNLKDLNLKWLRSQIGLVSQEPILFATTVKENVAYGLLGTKYEHAPQEEKDILIRDACIKANADGFISKLPKGYNTMVGERGLLLSGGQKQRVAIARAIVSDPKILLLDEATSALDTHSEGIVQDALDKASKGRTTITIAHRLSTVQDADVIFVMSDGQVLESGTHTELLKKNGPYTRLVEAQKLRNGKEIGDSRVQSDVNTGGKHLDSKDDSKITNDDHQVRDKDPIVLEKDHSLRYVVKRIGPLCRDQKFNYAFAAIFASVYGMVYPAFGIVFAKGINVFSLESKAERRFQADRTALWLFIIAIIAGFAISIQNKLFAEAAAHLTAKLRTRCFKAVLRQDTSYFDREENSTGSLVSRLSQNPQKFEGLAGVTLGVFVQTTATVVSGAVLGLVFVWQIGLIGIACMPALLAVGYVRLIVIVQKDQKNRKAHEDSAQLACEAAGSIRTVAALVREDDCLRMYSQSLEEPLRKSSITAFWSGMLYAFSQALSFFVIALVFWYGSVLVSRGDCSLFHFFIGLMSTTFGAIQAGNVLSYVPDVSAATGAGSDIVKLLNKVPEVDAESTDGIVVLEKDIQGHIKFEDVHFRYPTRPSIRVLNGLSLDIRPGTYVALVGASGSGKSTAIQLLERFYDPIAGHICLDGQKINELNVGEYRKHIALVSQEPTLYSGSIKFNILLGATKAHSEISQQELENACRKANILEFIQGLPQGFETEVGGKGTQLSGGQKQRIAIARALLRNPKVLLLDEATSALDSSSEKVVQAALDEAARGRTTIAIAHRLSTIQNADQIYFIKDGIVSETGTHDELLALKGDYYNYVLLQGLNKD; encoded by the exons ATGGAAGAGTCCACTAGTAGCTCGCTCCACGACCAGGCGAAGTCCAAGAGCAAAGCCAAGAATCTGTTTTTACCAAGAAAATCAACTTCCGACAGTGACATAGAGCTCAGACCTTTGCAGGAAGGGAGCCTAAAAGACATCAAGGCTACTAGCACCCAGAAGGAAGAGTCAACAATCACACCAGTTGGATTTTTTCAATTGTTCAG ATATTCAACTTGGTTTGAAGTTTTCATAAACTCTATCGGAGTACTAGCAGCCGTTGCGGCAGGCGTTGCCCAG CCCATGATGACCCTCCTTTTTGGTCGACTGACGGAAGACTTCGTTAATTTCGCCCAAATATCCTCACAAGCACAGAGAGGGGTACCAGAAGCTGTCAATCAGCTTGGACAGGCGGCACTGGATTTCAGAAGTGCTGCTGCAAAGAATGCTACCTATCTTGTCTACATTG GCGAAGTTAACGCTAAGCGTATTCGCGAACGTTACCTTGAAGCCGTCCTTCGTCAGAATATTGCTTTCTTCGATAATGTAGGACCCGGAGAAGTGGCAACGCGGATTCAAACAGACACTC ATTTGGTGCAGCTGGGGATGTCAGAAAAGGTGGCTTTGGTAGCAAGTGCAGCTGGGGCATTTATAGGAGGATTTGCTTTGGCCTACGCAAGATCTTGGCGGCTAGCACTGGCGCTTACCTCAATCTTACCATGTGTAGGAATATCAGGCGCCGTAATCACCATTTTTAACGTCAAGTTTAAGCA ACAGGCTTTACAACACGCAGCTCAGGGTGGAAGTCTTGCCGAAGAAGTAATATCGACAGTGAGAACAACTCAGGCGTTTGGTACTCAAGGCGTCCTCTCAAGAATTTACGAGTCGCACACCAAAAATGCATTACGATTAGACATAAAAGCTGCAATCTTCCAGGCGGCCGGGCTTGGAGCATTCTTTTTTGTACTTTACTCGGCGTATGGATTGG CATTCAGCTTTGGCACAACTCTGGTCAATTCGAACAATA TTACTGGTGGACAGGCTATCAACGTGCTTTTATCGATTTTAGTTGGATCTATGTCAATGGCGATGATGGCTGACGAGATGCAAG CGATCTCCAATGGGCGAAGTGCTGCAGCCAAGTTGTTTGAAACAATCGAACGAGTTCCCGAAATTGATTCGGCTAATCCCGGAGGACTGAAGCCCCTGACGGTGGACGGTAATATTGTTCTGGAAGACGTTCACTTTGCATATCCATCTCGTCCATCCGTAGAAGTCGCCAAAGGACTATCTATAACCTTTCAGGCAGAGAAAACTTCTGCTCTAGTTGGTGCTTCAGGTTCTGGGAAATCTACAATTGTTTCCCTTGTGGAACGTTTCTACGATCCTACACGAGGTTCCGTCAAGTTGGATGGTCATAACCTCAAAGATCTTAACTTGAAATGGCTTCGCTCACAGATTGGCCTGGTATCCCAGGAGCCCATTTTATTCGCCACCACCGTCAAGGAGAATGTCGCCTATGGGTTACTCGGAACCAAATATGAACACGCACcccaagaagagaaggataTCCTGATCAGGGATGCTTGCATCAAGGCCAACGCTGACGGCTTCATCTCAAAGCTTCCAAAGGGATATAATACCATGGTTGGAGAGCGCGGCTTACTCCTTTCTGGTGGCCAGAAGCAGCGCGTAGCTATCGCCCGAGCCATTGTATCCGATCCTAAGATCCTACTGTTGGACGAAGCAACTAGTGCACTCGATACTCACTCTGAAGGAATTGTACAGGACGCTTTGGATAAGGCTTCAAAGG GCCGCACGACTATCACAATTGCCCATCGTCTTTCGACTGTTCAGGACGCGGATGTTATATTTGTCATGAGCGATGGTCAAGTGTTAGAATCCGGAACGCATACTGAACTCCTCAAAAAAAATGGACCATATACTAGGCTTGTGGAAGCACAAAAGCTACGGAATGGCAAAGAGATCGGCGACTCCAGGGTTCAGTCTGATGTGAATACTGGTGGTAAACATCTGGATAGCAAAGATGATTCGAAAATAACCAATGACGACCATCAAGTACGCGACAAGGATCCCATCGTTCTTGAGAAGGACCACTCTCTACGATACGTTGTGAAACGTATTGGCCCGTTGTGCCGGGATCAAAAATTCAACTATGCTTTCGCAGCAATCTTTGCTTCAG TCTACGGCATGGTCTACCCGGCCTTTGGGATTGTTTTCGCCAAAGGGATAAATGTCTTCTCCCTCGAAAGTAAAGCAGAGCGACGTTTCCAAGCTGATCGCACTGCTCTATG GCTTTTTATCATCGCAATTATTGCAGGGTTTGCAATCAGCATCCAAAATAAACTTTTTGCTGAGGCTGCTGCTCATCTGACTGCCAAACTACGCACACGATGTTTTAAGGCCGTTCTGCGGCAAGATA CAAGCTATTTTGATCGAGAAGAGAACAGC ACTGGAAGTTTGGTATCACGCCTAAGCCAGAATCCTCAAAAATTTGAGGGTTTGGCAGGGGTAACTCTTGGTGTCTTTGTACAGACCACTGCAACAGTTGTCTCGGGCGCCGTGCTGGGACTTGTGTTTGTCTGGCAAATCGGTCTGATTGGTATAG CTTGTATGCCTGCGTTGTTGGCCGTTGGCTACGTGCGCCTG ATTGTAATCGTTCAAAAAGACCAAAAGAATCGAAAAGCTCATGAAGATTCGGCGCAGTTAGCATGTGAAGCCGCGGGATCGATTCGCACAGTGGCCGCCCTTGTACGGGAGGACGATTGCTTACGAATGTACAGCCAAAGCTTGGAAGAACCACTTCGGAAATCCAGCATAACTGCTTTCTGGAGCGGTATGCTCTACGCCTTTTCTCAAGCACTTAGCTTCTTTGTGATAGCTTTGGTTTTCTGGTACGGCTCGGTGCTGGTCTCTCGCGGGGACTGCAgtctttttcatttctttATCGGGCTCATG AGCACAACGTTTGGGGCAATACAAGCAGGGAACGTGCTATCTTACGTCCCGGATGTCTCCGCTGCAACAGGCGCAGGTTCCGACATTGTCAAGCTTCTTAATAAAGTTCCCGAGGTCGATGCGGAATCCACAGATGGCATTGTCGTTCTCGAGAAGGATATTCAAGGCCACATAAAATTCGAAGATGTTCATTTCCGATATCCTACTAGGCCTTCCATCCGCGTTCTTAACGGACTGTCGTTGGATATACGGCCGGGTACTTATGTAGCACTAGTTGGTGCCAGTGGCTCTGGAAAAAGTACAGC AATACAACTTCTTGAACGATTCTATGACCCAATAGCTGGTCACATCTGT CTCGATGGCCAGAAAATCAATGAATTAAATGTTGGAGAGTATCGCAAGCATATCGCTCTTGTTTCCCAAGAACCGACTCTGTACTCCGGCTCAATCAAGTTTAACATTCTCCTTGGGGCAACCAAAGCACACTCCGAAATTTCGCAACAGGAGTTGGAAAACGCATGCCGCAAGGCAAACATTCTGGAATTTATTCAAGGACTTCCCCA AGGATTTGAAACTGAGGTTGGAGGTAAAGGTACTCAATTGTCAGGTGGTCAGAAAC AACGTATCGCCATTGCTCGCGCGTTGTTGAGAAACCCTAAAGTCCTCTTGTTGGATGAA GCCACTTCCGCTCTTGACTCATCCTCTGAGAAGGTTGTCCAAGCTGCTTTGGATGAGGCGGCGAGAGGGAGAACGACAATAGCTATTGCTCATCGACTATCAACCATACAGAATGCTGATCAAAT TTATTTCATCAAAGATGGGATAGTCAGTGAGACTGGAACACACGATGAGCTATTGGCATTAAAAGGGGATTATTACAACTATGTGCTGCTTCAGGGTTTGAACAAAGATTGA